In Primulina huaijiensis isolate GDHJ02 chromosome 4, ASM1229523v2, whole genome shotgun sequence, a genomic segment contains:
- the LOC140974740 gene encoding transcription factor PRE6-like — translation MSSRGSRSRKYGVSRTSDNQIADLVYKLQQLLPEIRPGRSDMVPATEILQETCNYIRNLHQEVDNLSGRLAELLESVDGESVEAAIIRSLLM, via the exons ATGTCTAGCCGCGGATCACGTTCAAGGAAGTATGGAGTTTCCAGGACAAGTGACAATCAGATCGCGGATCTCGTGTACAAACTGCAACAGCTTTTACCTGAGATACGCCCCGGGCGATCTGACATG GTTCCAGCTACGGAGATATTGCAGGAGACGTGTAACTACATTAGGAACTTGCACCAAGAGGTGGATAATCTTAGCGGCCGATTAGCCGAGCTCTTGGAATCGGTGGACGGGGAAAGTGTCGAAGCAGCCATAATAAGGAGCTTACTAATGTGA